The DNA window CATGATGTGTGCTGCTGACCCTAGGCATGGCCGCTATTTGACAGCATCAGCAATGTTTAGGGGGAAAATGAGCACCAAGGAAGTTGATGAGCAGATGCTTAATGTGCAGAACAAAAATTCTTCATACTTCGTTGAGTGGATTCCCAACAACGTCAAGTCAACAGTATGTGATATTCCACCAACTGGTCTAAAGATGGCATCAACTTTCATTGGAAATTCAACCTCAATACAAGAGATGTTCCGCCGTGTCAGTGAGCAATTCACTGCCATGTTTAGGAGGAAGGCTTTCTTGCATTGGTACACTGGGGAAGGAATGGATGAGATGGAGTTCACTGAGGCAGAGAGCAACATGAATGATCTGGTCTCCGAGTACCAACAGTACCAAGATGCAGTAGCAGATGAGGATGAAGAATACGAGGACGAAGATGAAGCATATCATGACTAGTATGCTTATGCCGGGAAATCTTATCTTATATTTTAAGTAATAGTTCGTTTCAACTGTGCATGAACTTTAGTAGTGAAGAGAAAGCGACTAACCTGTATTTTTGTCAAACTTGTCAGTATCCCTTAATTgcatattgaatatttgttgcTTTTGCTAAGCAATCTGTGATTGAGTGATGATAAAGCATGCTGTAGTTGGTATATACTCATACTACTTATGTCCAGTAAAATGATTCTTTGCTTATTATTAAAGCAGTAAAAACCAATAATATTGGAAACAGGTACAATAACTTTCAAATTGTCTAATGCTGGCTTGAAGGATTGCTTGCCTAGGATCTCAACTCTCAAAACCTGGCTATTAAAATATTGATAtcaaattaaacataaaaatttgaGCACCTTGTTAAATagagagagaagtattgaaaatacctctaaacttttttatttttttgggcaAACTTTCAGTACAAACTCATTTGGGCCTATTACCCAAATccaataaacaaaattaaacacaaGAAAGATCAACCCAGCCCTCTGCTTTCTTTCTATGTACACGTCCCTAAAGAGTAGGATTTCCACTAAGTTCCTTTCGACTCAATTCCTATTCATTTTACCTGATGCTGAACTGCTGCCTGCGATCTGCAGCTTCGCTTCATGCTTTCAAGAGTGAGTGATTCTTCAGTTTTAGTTTCCGCAGCCCCTTTGTTTCGTCTATTCTGATCTCCTTCTTTCTACATATCCCTCTCTTTTTTTCCCTGTTTCCTACTCTTAGCTCCATGATTTCTTTGTTGTAGGTGGTGATTGACTGTGGTGCTTGGAGAACTCCAGTCCACCTTCTCAGATTGGTGCTTAAGGCGCCTTGCAGGTTTATGCAACTCAAGTTCTCCTTTTTGCCGAGTCCGTGTTTGTTGGCTGCGACATCCTAGGCTATCCTGCTTTTCACACTTCTTGTTCCTCTCGAGGCTCTCTGTAAATATTGTATATGTGAAAGAACAATGCTTTAGCCTTCCCATCCCCTATCTCCTTTGTGGTGAAACTCTTAAGTATGGGCAATTTAGTTTATCACCGTTGATGATCTTTCTCCCTTTTATATCCCTGCTCCTGAAATCTGAAAAAATACGGTTTCCTTGGTCTATTGCTCTGTTCGCTAAATACTCTGCTAACTGGTTTCCTTCTCTCATGATGTGCTCGAATTTGTGCTCTTTCCCACTTAGGTGAGCTTTTATTTCCTCAATTGTATCACTGATGCACCATGGTACATTCCACTCACCCATTAAAACTTTGTATAGTAACAGAGAATCTGTTTGAATATAATGAGCGTGAATTATTTGTTTATCCTTGAATTATTGACACTTTTAAAAACACTCCTTATAACTTGACTAACTGAACTCTAGCCAAGTTTTGGAGTGTTTTAAGCACTTCTCTCGGCTTTAATATTCTCTCAGCTTTTTATTAAGAAACTCCGTGCTcttacaagagtttgagaccacttgctatATCATGTGACAGATCTGGGTTGTATCTAGGTTTAGTTAGTCAAATAGAGCAGTGTTTTTAAAACTGTCAATAGTTCAAGGATGCTTATGCCTTCATGGAAACTTAAGAGTTTGTGTTCCCTTGTTGGATAAACACCATCTACGTGATGCTCATCTTTCttccttaaccagaggtcttaAGTTCGAATATAATAAATTCGGTAGATAGTGCTTTACTCCCAAATTGGAACTTCTGAACATATTGGATTATGCGACTAGTCCCAAAACAGGTATTGAACACCTGTGAAAATCAATTGAGTGCACATGTGTACAAGTTACAACTAGTCATGGCTTTGGTTTCTATGTCaaaattaacaattaattaCTGAGCAATCCCTACCCATGCATGGAGCTTGATTCTTctaagaaaaaactaaaaaaaaaatgagattcCAGATTTCAgtgaataaataataaaagaaagacaCATGGCAATTTGAAATTTCCGCAAAATTGTCCACATtgaaacaatataaaataacaaatccAAATCACCATTCTGCAGGCTTtactatattataataaaaataagaacaagaaaaaggTCTCCATTCGGCAAAAAATTAGACTATTGTAcgaagggtaaaatggtaaacaaaattttgtatcaacttataactaaactaatatttttttattatacatCATATATCCTATTTTTTATCGTTCGTTAATAAAGTATATGCACttataaataataactaatgGGTCCTTCGGGATGAttcagttggtttggagggtggTTATCCATACGGATGACTCAGGATCGATCCATCCTCGATGCCTTCTCAATCGAGCATGTCGCACAGGGCTTGCCTAATGCGGTGTATATCCCCTATGTGGTTTGTAGACTATTACACAGTGGAGGTTTACCCAGTGCGCATAAAATGCTCACCCAAAGAGCAGAGGTTATAGCGACTGCGGGTTATTCTaggatttcaaaaataataataataataataataatactaacaaATGGATTATTGTTAACCTGAACATTACAATTCATGCATTATAATTTCGATATAACTTTGTACGCCAACCAAACGAGCCCTTGTATGTATGTAATGATAACCTACAAAgagtacacaaaataatagAAAGTAAATATCATTCAAAATACTAAATAAAGCTTTAAAACCACAAGAACCCTTGACTCATTTACAAACCGAGTTATAATTAACCATCAGTCGACACTGCTTGTGCAAAATCCTACGTACGTCATTGGTAATAtcaaaattatgtaattattatacttataatttgaaaattatttagtCTATTAATATAAGTAAGcttaaatatataacaaaattttaaaatatatagttacCTTTTAGTGGTTAAGTGGCATTTCTTATTGGACTCATCCAAATTTTGCCTATATAAAGAACCCTTTTTCTTCCATATATCTCATAAACAAATCCTCTTCTTACTTTTCTAAGAAGAAGGGATATTTTTCTTGTTTACAAAATATGGAGCTCATTATTTTCCTTGTTTTTTCATTTGTCATTCATGGAGCTCTTGCTAATAATGGTATGTACTCTTCTTTTATATATGTAGTATTTAAACGTACGTAAATACTAGTTTAGGAAACTTATGAGATTCTCCTTAACGAAAGCAAATTTGTAGTAACATGATTTGTGTCACCGATCGTCAGGAATCCTCACAAGACAGATGAACTCCCTTTTTTCTATAGCCTAAAAAGATCCTCTATTATACAATCTTTATAGTATTGATAAAAGTAATTATATAGAGCTAAATTTGGTGACACCTCTATGTTTATCTAATTCAAGGAATAGGACCTTGAGATTAAATCCTTTGTGTGGAGTCATTTttcctcaaaaattattttgttgtaaaatATTTGTTCTAGTATATGTTTTATAGTAGTTGATTGGTAAGTGACaagtattttttgaaaaataaataaattattccatattaaaaatgatattaGCAATTCAGAGAGGGTTCTGATGAAATTTTTGTATACAACTAAAAATCATTTTGTTAGTGATGATCTTGATGCTAGTGCTAATATCGATCGTGATCTTGATACATTTTTCGTATCATTATTTGATAATACAGGAGAAATTGTGTGTGAGGATTTGTCAGTAGGACTGTGTGCCTACTCAGTTGCTTCGTCAGGGAAGCGTTGCTCTTTGGAGAGTTATGAATCAATTGAGGGAACAAGAGGATACCAATGCAAGACCTCAGAGGTGTTAGTGTCCAATATTGACATAACAAATTTGATTGAAAGTGATGAGTGCATTAGTGCTTGTGGAGCTGATAGAAACTCTCTTGGCATTTCTTCTGATTCACTTCTTGAATCAACATTCACTTCTAAGCTTTGTTCTCAACAATGCAACCAAAAGTGCCCCAACATTGTTGATCTTTACTACAATTTGGCTTTGGGAGAAGGTATTACATTTCATAACTTCAAATGTCATTAACTTTTATGTAGTGTCATTATAAAAGAATTTATACACTATCTGGTCAACTGAAAGATGATTTAGCGGGCCAAATATAAAAGGAGCCCTTATTACACAATCATGTCATTTATAAGTAGTAATTttaacttgatgaaatgatcaCATTAATATGGATGATGTAAGAGTTTTTTTTACAGTGTCAGTGTGTATAAGTTAAATCGtctatttttagtaattaagCTATAGATTTCCTTTGTATATAGAGTAAAAAAGAATGTGTCAATAACTTTTCATATATTGTGGCAGGGGTGTATTTGCCATCATTTTGCAAGGGAAGAAATTTGAACGGACGCCGTGAAAtgagccaaatccaaagttcAGGTGTGGCGTGGGGACCGTCAGCTGCCTCGAGCGGATATGGTCGACAGTTGAGTGAAGGGCCTGCTGCAAGCGCTGCACTCGCATTCGAGGCTGATGCTCCGTGGTGATCATGAATCTTTTCCAATTGCACTAAAGAGTTCATATGTTGCTCTGTTTACACATTGCCCTTTTTGTTGTTTGCTTTTTTACTAAATAATCTATAGACGTTTGAGGATTACTTCAGTTGTCATTTCAATTCattatatgaattttattctcatttgattccattttcacacTTTCCCCTTTAGTCTTATCAATGAATGGATGTTACGTTATATATGCATGAAATGATGCGTATAACGTCACACTAGACCCAACGGTTGATGTAGTAGTAGTAAATAAGGATTAGCACGACATAAAATCATTGTCCTCCCAAGTCCCAGGGTATCTGCACGGAATTGGGACAAAATGTTTATGACTCTGTCTCTATCTAAGTATTGTTGCATCAGGGCTTCTCGTGCCACATATGTCCCTTGGATCTGATTGACCACTAATCGAGAGTCACTTTCCAACTCGAGTCCTGTAACCACAGCCTCAAACTCGGTTTCATTGTTAGTTTGAGAAATGGTACTTAATTGATTTGTCGGATTATCTCTTTGGAAGGTGTAATGAGAATGAATCAGAGACCGGACATTTTGTTGGATGATCTATCTGTGAAGAGGATCCACACTCCTGAGACAGTCCGAAAGTATTGCTTCATTCTCAGCCTCCGGGAGTAAACATGTACCGAAATCAACTACAAAATCAGCCAAGACTCGAGACTTGATAACACTTAACAGTACATGGTTGCATACGTGATGTCTGTACTCACATTTTTTTCCAGGGTAAGCGCTCAAGAACTTCCACACATGGTGCTTAAAATCACTTAAATAACGGGATATTATTCGGGCCAAGGACCTGAAGCTCGTCCCCTCCTCTCATATCTTCAGCATATTCCTTAATCTTCATAGCCGAATCTTCAAGTTGATCAGGACTCTTTACAAGTTTGATTATGTTCAATGAACCAATATCCCCAAAACTAGGCGGAATCTCCTCAAGCTTATAACATTCCAACAGATCTAACTTTTCAAGAACGGGAAAGGATTCATCTCCAACCTTCCACTTTGCAAGAATCacttcttccaacttcaaaaatttgaGATTCCCAAAGGTGTCTTCATCTATCAATTGCGATACGGAAATTAAATTGGATTTTAAACGAAcatcacatatatacatagcatatgcataatcataaacaaGGATTGTGCCATTGTCTTTAGAAAATTGCACCACTTTAGTCAGTTGCACTCGTGATGCTGCCAAACCAGTTGTATTATTTCAACCATTTGTATTAAATTTCAACTTGTTTGCGAATATGGATTGATTATGTTATATTTCGTAATACTATTATATTTAAACAATTTAGTTAATATTCTCATATAATATTTACATATGAAGGATTCATAAATCTTGAATCAAACAAAGAAAGTTGTACATGCAATTATCTATTACAAATAAATCTGACTTTTTCAAGTGTACCCCATGAAATTGACAACAATAATTATCCACCTTAAAGAAGACATATGTTAATCAATATTTCTACATtatgaaatacaatttttattcgGAAACAACATCTTGATATGTATGTGGATATAAGGAGGAGactataatttcttaaaaataagacACAAACTTTAAGATATGAAACATTTACAAACATAATCAACGTTACTTATGTTTACCTATAAACTATATGTCcttgaaatattaaaaagtaaGGAAAGTGTCACACTGAGTATAAGATATATGAGAACTACATAAGAAAAATGTTATACCAATTCAATTGATTGTGTATAGCTACAAATAATTACCCTTTCCTAAATTTAGTCACTTATTACTTACATGTTTTTAGCATCAtctatatcattttaaaaagttGTACTAACTAACATGGGACACACGTGCAACTGCACGCACGTGTCCATACTATACTAAAAGTGGAAAGAGTTTAAGCCTAAAGTTAAATTACGAAAATGTCCATCAAAAGTTCACTATATtatactataaaataaaaacatttaattaatgtataatttgATCAACTACACTAAATTATATACACGATGAGAACATTTACATTCTCCACTATTAAATTAGCTTTAATTGTTGGGTTCGTAAGTGATtaggcgtcatgcggaagcttacaattacAATCAAGAcattgataaattagatgacaaaaacttatactaaaacataatattattatatgaaaagtaatgtaaaagaaaataaatattaaaattgttgagagaacaaaatctccccataaacaaaactcttaaacAACTACATTGTGGATCCTATTAtgttatgctatgagaataaggatcttcaatttatagatctccaaacatttctctaaggaaagaatagcCCGGCCGTAGTTGGATCTCACAAAGAGAAAGGGAAACAAAATGCAGGAGAAAGAGAGATGGTTAAATACTTACTCACACCAGTGGTTTACAACAAATCAATAGATGCATGACATTATCACTTAGTCATGGTTAATTAGTTAATGTATATTTTCACttcattaaattattacttaccCATGATAAGTTGTATTAGTTTGGTATTAATATATGGTGCAGGTGAATTCTTACCGGGTAAGAGGGAGGGGGTTGGAGAGAGCGGAGTGAATAGAAGCAGatcttttaagtttttttctAAGAAGACAAAAATTTCCCCtcactaatgaaaatatattactaAAGCTATTAGAGATATAAAGGTTCGGTATCACTTGGTCTCGTTTATGGATGTTGAAATCTCACTATAGTAATGCtaataaaaaaccaaaaatgTGGGGTAATTAAAGAAAACAGAAAGTGGTCTGAAGAGGGTAGAGTATCAGATTTCTAGACAAGAGATTGCACATGATAAATGGGAGATTTGGTTTTGTAGTCCATTATACATGTTagaaactaatttatttttatttttatttataaatacgAAAACCACTGCAAGATGGAAATCTTTTCGCGTGAAAATAGTAAAAAGGAGTAGccaaaatttaatgaaatgaACTTGACAAGAAGAAAATGGTTATAAGTTTATTATgcaaaaactttcaaaaattcaatAGACTTCtcacttttattttcttcaacttAAGACCTCTTAAGTTTGGTTAAAATGTCTGTCCAAtgaaaattattgattattcttatcttttcatcttctttctcCTGATAAGTTTTATGTACTTTTTATGCATCAGGTCTTGAGAACTTGAAAGGAAGGGAAGGAAAAGTTGAATCATGGAAAAACGAAAAGataatgaagaagcaaacaACTCATTGGTATGTTATTTGATAGAGTGAACTGTAAAGTATTGAATTGTAGATATGTGgctttaaaaatttgatatgtgttattttgaCAGGTGTTATTTTCTGCTCTTCTCAAGGACATTGCCGATGTTCTGGATTTCCTAGAGAATGAGGAAATTCAAAAAGCTCTTGACAAAGATCAAGTTGAAAAGCTAAAATTGGAGCTGGCATTTATTTGTACATATGTCCAGCTTTCTTATTCCGATTTGGAGCAGTTTGAAGATATAATGACTAGAAAAGGACAAGAGGTTGAGAATCTGCTTCAACCAATTTTGGATGATGATGGCAACAACTTCGGGTGTGAATATGTCCTTACTAGCCTCGTTGGTAATATGGATGACTGTATCAGCTTGCATCATTGTTCTAAATCAGATGACACCGTGATGGATGAGCAATTGGACTTCCTCCTCTTGAATCCCTATCATCTATCCAAGCATCGTGCTGAAAAAATGTTTCCTGGAGTGACTCAATATGAGGTTCTTCATAATATATGTGGCAACGTAAGAGATTTCCATGGGTTGATAGTGAATGGTTACATTGAGCACGAGATAGTTGAATATGTCTTACCTCAGTTTCAACTGATGGCTGAGAGAGTAGGACACTTCCTTTGGGAGGATCAGATTGATGAAGACTCTAAACTCTCCGAGATAGATTAGGATGATCAGACTGATGATGACTCTCAACTCTCCGAGCTAGATGATGATGATCAGAATGATAGAGACTCTCGACTCTTCAAGCTAGCACATCTACTCTTGAAGATTGTTCCAACTGAACTTGAGGTTATGCACATATGTTATACAAATTTGAAAGCTTCAACTTCAGCAGAAGTTGGACGCTTCATTAAGAAGCTCCTGGAAACCTCTCCGGACATTATCAGAGAATATCTGATTCATATTCTACAAGAGCATATGGTAACTGTTATTACCCCTAGCACTTCAGGGGCTCGAAACATTCATGTCATGATGGAATTCCTATTGATTATTCTTTCGGATATGCCCAAGGACTTTATTCATCATGACAAACTTTTTGATCTCTTGGCTCGTGTTGGAGCACTTACCAGGGAGGTATCAACTCTTGTACGTGACTTGGAAGAGAAATTAAGGAATAAAGAGGGTACCGATGAGACAAACCGTGCCACTCTAGACTTGCTGGAAAATATTGAACTCCTCAAGAAAGATCTCAAACATGTTTATCTGACAGTCCCGGATTCATCTCAATGTTGCTTCCCCATGAGTGATGGACCGCTCTTCATGCATCTGCTGCACATACACTTAAATGATTTGTTAGATTCCAATGCTTATTCAATTGCTTTGATAAGGGAAGAAATTGAGCTGGTGAAGCAAGACCTAAAATTCATAAGATCGTTCTTGGTAAATGTTGAACAAGAAATGTATAAAGATCTTTGGGCACGTGGTTTAGATGTAGCATATGAGTTAAAAGATGTCATTGATTCAATTATTGTTAGAGATAATGGTCTCGTACATCTTATTTTCTCACTTCCCATTACCATAAAGAAGATGAAGCTTATCAAAGAAGAGGTCTCTGATTTACATGAGAAGATTCCCAAGAACATGAGCCTCATTGTTGTAAACACCCCCAAGAAGCCAGTTGAAAGCAAGTCATTGACAACTGGTAAAATAATTGTATGTTTTGAGGAAGAGATAAACTGGTTACTTTGAAAGCTCACCAGTGGACCAGCAGATCTGGATGTCATTTCGATCACTGGTATGCTGGGTTTAGGTAAAACTACTTTGGCGTACAAAGTATACAATGATAAATCAGTTTCTAGCCATTTCGACCTTCGTGCATGGTGCACAGTCGACCAAGGATATGACGAGAAGAAGTTGTTGgataaaattttcaatcaagTTAGTGACTCAGATTCAAAATTGAGTGAGAATATTGATGTTGCTGATAAGCTAAGGAAACAACTGTATGGAAAGAGGTATCTTATTGTCTTAGATGACGTGTGGGATACTACTACATGGGATGAGTTAACAAGACCTTTTCCAGAAGTTGAGAAAGGAAGTGGAATTATTTTGACAACTCAAAAAAAGGAAGTGGCTTTGCATGGAAAGCTCTATACTGCTCCTCTTAATCTTCGATTGCTAAGATCAGAAGAAAGTTGGGAGTTATTAGAGAAAAGGGCATTTGGAAAGGAGAGTTGACCTGATGACCTATTAGATGTTGGTAAAGAAATAGCCGAAAATTGTAAAGGGCTTCCTTTGGTGGCCGATCTGATTGCTGGAGTCATTGCTGGGAGGGAAAAGAAAAGGACTGCGTGGCTtgaagttcaaaataatttgaacaGTGAAGTGGAAGTGATGAAAGTTATAGAattaagttatgaccatttaccACATCACCTGAAACCATGCTTGCTTTACCTTGCAAGTATTCCGAAGGACACTGCACTGACAATCTCTTTCTTGAAAGCTGTATGGAGTGCTGAAGGACTTGTGGAACAGACAGAGATGaagagtgtgaaagaagtgatgGATAACTTAATTTCCAGTAGCTTGGTAATTCTTTTCAATGAGATAGGTGATGAACCGAGTTGCCAACTTCATGATCTTGTGCATGacttttgtttgataaaagcaagagaggaaaagTTGTTTGACCAGATGAGTTCAAGTAcaccatcttcttcttcagatTTGATGCCACGTACAGTTACCATTCATTATAACAGCGAGTTATTGGGGCTTAACAATTTTGTCCTGTTTGATTCAAATAACAAAAGGCATTCTGGTAAACACCTGTATTCTTTGACCATAGATGGAGACAAGCAGGACGATTGTCTCTCTGATACATTTCACCTAAGACACTTGAGGCTTCTTAGAGTGTTGTACCTGGATCCCTCTTTTATCAAGGTGAACGATTCTTTGCTGAATGAAATATGCAAGTTGAATCATTTGAGGTACTTACAAATTGGGACAGAAGTTAAATTTCTGCCTTTGTCTTTCTCAAACCTCTGGAATCTAGAAACTCTGGTGGTTGAAAATGACGGAACAATCTTGATACTATTACCGAGAATTTGGGATCTTGTAAAGTTGCGAGTTGCGCACATGAATACTTATTCTTTCTTTGATATGGATACAAATGAACCAATTCTGATAGCAGAGGACACAAAGTTAGAGAAGTTGAGATTATTAGAGAAACTGGTGCTTTCCTATTCGAAATGTACAGAGGATATTTTCAAAAGGTTTCCCAATCTTCAAGTGCTTGTATTTGATGTAAAGGAATCATGGGATTATTCAACAGAGCAACATTGGTTCCCGAAATTGGATTGCCTAACTGAACTAGAAGAACTCATAGTACGTTTTAAAAGTTCAAACGACAGTGGGTCCTCTATAGGGACAAATCGGCTGTGGGATTTTCACTTCCCTTCGAGTTTGAAAATATTGTCGTTGTATGACTTTCCTCTGACATCCGACTCACTATCAACAATAGTGAGACTGCCCAACCTTGAAGTGTTGTCCCTTTATGGTACAATCATCCATGGGGAAGAATGGAGCATGGGGGAGGAAGACACCTTTGAGAATCTCAAATGCTTGAAGTTAAATAAAGTGACTCTTGCCAAGTGGGAGGTTGGAGAGGAATCCTTTCCCTCGCTTGAGAAATTAAAACTATCGGGATGTCATAAGCTTGAGGAGATTCCGTCTAGTTTTGGGGATATTTATTCATTGAAAATTATCAAACTTGTAAGGAGCTCTCATCTTGAAGATTCTGCTCTCAAGATTAAGGAATACGCTGAAGATATGAGGAGAGGGGACGAGCTTCAGATCCTTGTCCAGAAGAATATCCCCTTATTTAAGTAGCATTATGGTTGAAAAGTAGATTGTACTTTGCTGGGTTATATTGTATATGATTCAGAAAATTCTGTTATGAAACAAACATTTTTGTGGGACTTCTCtgagtttcttttaaaaaactTACAAGTTTTTTAACATGTAGAATTTGAGTCTCAACTGAACTATTTGTGAATATTACCTAGAATTTGAGTAGATGAGCATGTGTTGTTTTAGACTCTACCAATATATTGATgccatttgaaaattaatttctcaTAATAAAGtgtttgatataataaaatcaaTTCACTTTTTCACTTGTTTACTTCAACCTCCCTAATAgaattagcaaaaaataatttgctTTTCTCATTCCAAAAAATAGCACCAAGTTTTCTCATTTGCATCAACAAAACTTTCAAGTATagcataatattttttctcataaaacAATCCACCAAATTTTGTACAAAGTAAATTTACCCGATTTACTTGTACATGCTATACTTTATACACAATATCATATAAAGTGCAATTAATCATGTatctcatattttttattaggcTATCAAACTCCTTCTTTCTATGTCACACCATTTTCACAGttgaatcaaaaggagttgCAAGACTCACACAACCAATAAGATtgtatttcacaattttttcaatattgTGACTTGACAAAGAAATTCCATCACATGTTTTATGGTACTTTTTCATTCCAAGAAAGAAAATTATCTCACCCAAAACATGTCATGTTAAATGACTACTCAACatgtttttcataatttatttataactctCATGTTAGAGCCAAACATCATCTCATTACAGCCAAACAACAAGATGTGATTTATTCCAcaataaatatatgcatttgtaatACTCTTTTTTTGGAGCATTTCTCAAAGATGCACAAATCACAATttcacaatatattttttttatcatttcataaaCCCCCactattttaagaatttaaatatcattttttcatgaaaagtagtgtcactttattcatgaaaatattAGGGATAAGGCAGAAGgacccccctagactatgaccgaaattccagagacacaccctaactaaactaaggtcctattacccccctgaacttatttgttttgtaattttgtacaccttttgtctTATGTGGCACACTCTGTGACTACATGCAATTGAGGCGCGTGGGAGATATTtggatgccacgtaagccaaaaaggtgcacaaaattacaaaaaaaaaaagtttaggggggtaataggac is part of the Solanum stenotomum isolate F172 chromosome 8, ASM1918654v1, whole genome shotgun sequence genome and encodes:
- the LOC125873947 gene encoding uncharacterized protein LOC125873947; translation: MELIIFLVFSFVIHGALANNGEIVCEDLSVGLCAYSVASSGKRCSLESYESIEGTRGYQCKTSEVLVSNIDITNLIESDECISACGADRNSLGISSDSLLESTFTSKLCSQQCNQKCPNIVDLYYNLALGEGVYLPSFCKGRNLNGRREMSQIQSSGVAWGPSAASSGYGRQLSEGPAASAALAFEADAPW